The DNA window TATAGCCGACCGAGGCGCCGGGCGCGGCCGTCGCCAGCAGGCCCGACGACAGCTGACCGCCGGGCAGGTCCAGCCACAGCGCCGCGCCCAGAAACAGGCAGGGGCAGAACAGCAGGCGCAGGGCCACGCCCGCCCACATCGCCGGATCGCTTTGCCACAGGCGGCGGATCTGGATGCCCGCGCCCACGCTGAGAAGCCCGACGGCCAGCGCGCCCTGTCCCAGCCAGTCCAGCGGCGCCAGTATCCACGGCTCAAGCCGGATACCGCCCAGGTTCAGCGCCAGTCCGGCCACGCAGGACAGCACCAGCGGGTTGCGGATGATCTCGGTGCCGATGCGGCGGGCGGTCTGGCGGCGCGTCGGCGGCAGGCGGTCGTCGTCCTCGGCCGGAAACAGCGTCAGCGCCACGATGGCCGAGATGTTGAACGCCGGGATCAGGAACGCGAATGCCACCGCCAGATCGCTCAGCGCGCGCGGACCCAGCCCCTGCGCCGCCACCGCCAGGATCAGCAAGGAATTGAAGCGCAGCGCCGCCTGGAACAGCGAACTGGTGCGCGGATTTCCCAGCCGCAGCGGCACCCGCAACGCCAGCGCCACCGCGCCGGTGATCGCGAACGCGACCGTCAGCGCCAGCAGATACCGGCCAAGCGCCCCGATCGTCAGCTCGGATCGATAGATCGAGGTCAGCAGGATCGCCGGAAACAGCACCTTGAACGCCAGCTGCTCGATCCCCGGCCAGTTCTGCGGCGCGATCAGCCGCGCGCGGCGGGCCAGATGGCCGAACGCCACCAGCGCGATGACGGGAAGGATCGACAGGGCCGGTTGCATCAACGCTCCCACGCGGCGAAGCGGGCTTCTTGCAGCCCTGCGCACAGACTTGTAAACCGCCGCTGAACGAAAGGGAAAGCCATGTCGATCACCGAGGACGAGGCCCGCAAGGTCGCGCATCTGGCGCGCATCGCGGTCGAGGATGAGGCGCTGCCGGCGCTGGCGCGCGAACTCAGCGGCATCCTGCACTTCATGGAACAGCTGAAAGAGGTCGATGTCGACGGCGTCGAGCCGATGACCGGCGTGATGCCCATGCGGCTGAAGCGGCGCGAGGACGTGGTGACGACCGGCGGCATGGCCGACAATATCCTGTCGAACGCCCCCGACGCGCGCGAGGGGTTCTTTGCCGTCCCGAAGGTGGTGGAATGAGCGGACCGAACCGGCTGACCATCGCCCAGGCGCGCGACGCGCTGGCCAAAGGCGATCTGAGCGCGGTCGAGTTGACCGACGCCTGTCTTGACGAAATCGCAGGGGCGGGCGCGCTGAACGCGTTCGTCCATGACACGCCCGACATGGCGCGGCAGATGGCCAGGGCCGCCGATGCGCGCATCAGATCGGGCGACGCCACGGCCATGACCGGCATCCCGGTGGGCATCAAGGATGTGTTCTGCGTGCGCGGCGTTCCCAGCCAGGCGGCCAGCCGCATCCTTGAAGGCTTTACCCCGGAATACGAATCGACCGTCACGCAGAATCTGTGGGATGCCGGCGCGGTGATGCTGGGCAAGCTGAACATGGACGAATTCGCCATGGGCTCGACCAACGAGGCCAGCTGCTATGGCCGCGCCGTGAACCCGTGGAAGGGCGCGGACGGGCGGGAACTGACGCCCGGCGGGTCCTCGGGCGGCTCGGCCGCGGCGGTGGCGGCGGATCTGTGCCTTGGCGCGACCGGCACCGATACCGGCGGCTCGATCCGCCAGCCGGCGGCGTTCACCGGCACGGTGGGGCTGCGCCCGACCTATGGCCGCGTCAGCCGGTGGGGGGTGATCGCCTATGCCTCCAGCCTCGATCAGGCCGGGCCGATGACCCGGACGGTGCGCGATGCGGCGATCATGCTGGGCGCCATGGCCTCGGTCGATCCGCAGGATTCGACCAGCGCGGATGTGCCGGTGCCGGATTACGAATCGCTGCTGACCGGCGACATCCGCGGCAAGCGCATCGGCATCCCGCGCGAATACCGGATCGAGGGGATGCCCGACGACATCGCCGCGCTGTGGGACAAGGGCGCCGAGATGCTGCGCGATGCCGGGGCCGAGATCGTCGATATCAGCCTGCCGCACACCAAATACGCGCTGCCCGCCTATTACGTGATCGCGCCGGCCGAGGCGTCGTCGAATCTGGCACGCTATGACGGCGTCCGCTATGGCCGGCGCGCAAGGCTGGAACAGGGCGACGGTATCGTCGAGATGTATGAAAAGACCCGCGCCCAGGGCTTCGGCCCCGAGGTGCAGCGCCGCATCATGATCGGCACCTATGTGCTGTCGGCGGGTTTCTATGACGCCTATTACAACCGCGCCCGCAAGGTGCGCGCCCTGATCCGGCGCGATTTCGATACGGCCCACGCCGACGGGATCGACGCGATCCTGACGCCGACGACGCCCTCGGCCGCCTTCCCACTGGGCACGATGGACCAGTCCGACCCCGTCGCGATGTATCTGCAGGACGTTTTCACCGTCACGCTGAACCTTGCCGGCCTGCCGGGCATTTCGGTGCCGGTCGGTCAGGACAGCCAAGGCCTGCCCCTGGGGCTGCAACTGATCGGGCGCCCGTTCCAGGAGGGCGATCTGCTGAATCAGGCGCTGGCGCTGGAACAGGCTGCCGGATTTGTGGTCAAGCCCGATCGCTGGTGGTAGGCTGGATCGAAACGGGACAGATGGCGGAGGCAAGATGCGCGGCTGGTTGGTGATTTCGGTGCTGGCGCTGGCCGGCTGTGGCGAGCATCAGGGCTGGAACCCGAACTACCAGTTCGGCGCCTCGCGCTATGGTCAGTATCTGGTCAGCCGAGAGGTTGCGCTGATGACGCGGGCCGACGCGCCGCAGACCATTCCCATCGCGCTGCCCGCCAACGCGCCGACGCCGGAACAGATCGCCGGCCGGGCGCCGGTGCCGGTGCCGGCCACGATGGGCGTTCGCAGGATCGTCACGACGCAGCCGGCAACGGCAACCGCGACGGCGCGCGTCGTGCCGGGGACGGCGTTGCCGACCACCTCGACCGGGTCCTATCCCGGCTCGGTTCCGGTGCTGGTGCGCTATGCGTTCGCCGCCGATCATGCCCCCGGCACGACAATCTATCGAAGGGCTGGCGGGTCGGCCGCGCAGGCCGCGCGCGTCTGTGCAGGCTTTGCCAACCCCGACGCCGCGCAGATCGCGTTTCTGGCGGCGGGCGGGCCGGGGCGCGATCCGCGCGGCATGGACCCCGACGGCGACGGCTTTGTCTGTGGCTGGGACCCTGCGCCGTTCCGCCAGTCCCGGCTTTGACGCCGGACGGGCCAAGTCCCAATCACGGCGACCGGCGCGGGCAGCGCCCCGACCTGGTCGTGCTGCATTATACCGGCATGATCGACGCCGCCTCGGCGCGCGAACGGCTGTGCGATCCGGCGGCGCAGGTCAGCGCGCACTGGCTGGTCGATGAGGATGGCCGTCCCGAGGCGCTGGTGCCCGAGGATCGTCGGGCGTGGCATGCCGGCGCAGGTTCCTGGCAGGGGCGCGAGGACGTCAATTCCCGCAGCATCGGGATCGAGATCGTCAATCCCGGCGACCGCCCCTTCACCGCCGCCCAGATGGACGGGCTGGCCCGGCTTCTGGGTGACGCCATGGCGCGCTGGCGGATTGGCCCGGCCGGGGTGATCGGCCATTCCGACATGGCGCCCGGCCGCAAAAACGACCCCGGCCCGCGCTTCGACTGGCAACGTCTGGCCCGTCAGGGGCTGGCGCTGTGGCCGGTGCAGGACGGCCCCGACCGCCCGCTGGCCGAAAGCCTTGACCGGATCGGCTATCCGCCCGCCGATCCGGCCATTCGCCTGGCCGCGTTCCGGCTGCGCTTTCGCCCATGGGCGCGCGGGCCGGAACAGCGCGCCGACCGGTGCCGCGCCGCCGCCGTGGTCCGAATCGCCGCCGACGCGCGCTGATCCGCCTCGCACTCTTTCCAAATACCTCGGGGGAGTCGCGCCCCTGGGCGCGACGGGGGCAGCGCCCCCATTGACCCCGCCCCCCGCGCACGCCATATCCGGTCTGCGCGGAGGGCCGGATGGCCGCGGCGGGGCTTGCCCCGTCGAGGAAAGTCCGGACTCCATGAGGCGACGGTGCCGGGTAACGCCCGGCGGGGGCAACCCCAGGGACAGCGCCACAGAGAACAGACCGCCGCTGCGTGCAGCGGCAAGGGTGAAACGGTGGGGTAAAAGCCCACCGGGCGGCTGGCAACAGACGCCGCATGGCAAGCCCCACCGGGAGCAATGCCGAATAGGGACCGCGCGCGGGGACACCCGCAGGGCCGCCTTGCCCCAGCAGGTCCGGGTAGGCAGCTTGATCCGGCCGGTAACGGTCGGGCCAGAGGAATGGTCATTGCCCCGGCAGAATGTCGGGGAACAGAATCCGGCTTACACGCCCTCCGCGCAATCGCTGCATGGCTGCCATGCAGAACCGCTTTCGCCCGTATTCCGGGGAATTCGCGGTTGACTCCATCGCCCCGCTGTCTAAATAGCGGGCTTCTAAGGAATTCCACGGGGGGTCGCGTGTTGCGCACGCCCCGAAGCAGGAGCGAAGACCATGGCGAAGCCGACGACCATCAAGATCCGGCTGAACTCGACGGCCGGGACCGGCCATTTCTATGTGACCAAGAAGAACGCCCGGACGATGACCGAAAAGATGACCGTTCGCAAATACGATCCGGTCGTGCGGCAGCATGTCGAATACAAGGAAGGCAAGATCAAGTAGGATCTGGCCTGCCGGACGGATTGCGGGGCCGCGCCTTCGGGTTGCGGCCTTTTCGCCGTTTGGCCCGGCGACCGTTTCGCGGCCGCACACGCGGCCCGGAACCTGCGCCGACAAGGGGTGTTCGCTTGCCATGAGACGACACATTCTTTCCCCTGGTCCCGGCGACCCTGCGCAACCCGGATCGCGGCATCGCCCCGATCCGGCGCGCTGGAACGAGGCGTTCCGGCCATGTCCGGCATGATCGCCGACCCGTTCGCCGCGCTTGCCGCCCGACCCGGCGGCGCGCTGGCCCTGCTTTTGCGCGCCGAGGGCGGGTTTCCCCGCCGTCCGGGTGCGGCCATGGCGCTGTGGCCGGATGGCTTTCGCATCGGCAGGCTGGGCGCGGGGTGCATCGACGCCGATATTGCCGCGCATCTCGACCGGATTGCGCCGGTGACGCGGCTGACCTATGGCGCGGGCGGGCCGGTGGACCTGCCCTTGCCCTGCGGCGGCACGGTCGAGATCGCGCTGATCCGCCATCCCGATCCCGACTGGCTGACCGCGATCGCCACGGATCGCCGCCAGCGCAACGCCGGCAGATGGACGATCGAGCTTGCGACCGGGCGCGCGAACCGCGCCGACGCCGCGGGCACCGGTTTGCAGGGCGCGTCTTTCGCCCTGACCCTGCCGCCGCCCTGCGCGTTGCACATCCACGGCGAGGGCGATGAGGCCGATGCGCTGGCGGGGATCGCGCGCGGTCTGGGGCTGTCCTGTCATGCGGGCGCGGGCGGTCCTGCCGTTGATGCCCAGACCGCCGTGGTGACGCTGTTTCACGATCACGACCGGGAATTGCCGCCCTTGCGCGCGGCGCTGGCATCGTCTGCCTTCTATATCGGGGCGTTGGGCTCGCGCCGCGCGCAGCAGGCCCGCATCGCCGCCCTGCGCGAGATGGGCGCGACCGACCGCGATCTGGCGCGCCTGCGCGGCCCCATCGGCGTGGTCGCGCCGGTGCGCGAACCGCGCCTGCTGGCCGCCTCGGTCATGACCGAGATCCTTGCCGAATATGACAAGGCATTCGGATGATCCGCGCGGGGCTTTTGCTGGCGGCGGGTGCCTCGCGCCGGTTCGGGGCGGACGACAAGTTGCTGGCGACGCTGCGGGGGCGGCCCCTGATCGCCCATGCCGCCGATGCGCTGCGCGCGACGCCGCTGGATCGCCGCCTTGCGGTGATCGCCAATCCCGCCTTGACGCCGCATCTGGACGGATTTCAGGTTCTGCATCTGCAATCCGCGGCGCAATCCGACAGTCTTCGCGCCGGGCTGATGGCGCTTGGTCGTCCCGACCGGGTGCTGATCGTCTTGGGCGACATGCCCGGTGTCGGCGCGGATCATCTGCGCCGCGTACTGGCAGCCGCGACCGACGACCGACCCTCTGCCAGCCGCGATCACGGCCCGCCGATGCCGCCCGCCTGTTTTCCGGCGGGCTGGCTGGATCGTCTGACCTCGCTGACGGGGGATCGCGGTGCCGGGTCGCTGATCCGCGATCTGCCGGATGACGCGCTGATCGATGCGTCCGGCCGGCTTGGCGATATCGACAGCGCCGACGATCTGGCGACATGGCAGGGGGCGGACCCGTAAGCCCGCCCCCGGTCTCGCGATGCAGGACGAAAACGCCGCACCAGGTGGGCGGGCTTAGCCCAGCACCTCGGCAATCGCGTCCTTGGTGACCGAGACGATCTGATCGGCCTCGGACCGGGTCAGGCACAGCGGCGGCGCAAAGCCCAGGATATCGCCCTGCGGCATGGCCCGCGCGATGACGCCGCGCTTCAGCATCGCGGCGACGACCTTGGCGCCCTTGCCTTCCGAGGCGTCGAAGAACTGCCGCTTGTCCTTGTCCGCGACCAGTTCGACCGCGCACAGCATCCCCTCGCCCCGAACCTCGCCCACATTTGGGTGGCCGCCGACCTCGTCGCGCATGGACTGCCAGAAATAGGCGCCGGTTTCGCCCGCGTTCTTCACCAGACCCAGATCGTCGATCAGCTTCAGGTTGGCGATGCCCGCCGCCGCGCCAATGGGATGGGCGGAATAGGTCCAGCCATGGCCCAGAACGCCGTATTCGTCCGACCCCTTCACCAGCACGTCCCACATGCGCTGGCCGACGATGCTGGCCGACAGCGGCGCATAGGCCGAGGTCAGGCCCTTCGCACTGGTGATCAGGTCGGGCTTCATGTCGTAATGGTCGCTGCCGAACATGCTGCCCAGACGGCCGAAGCCGGTCACGACCTCGTCCGCGATCAGCAGGATGTCATGCTTGTCCAGCACCTTCTGGATCGCCAGCCAGTATCCGGCCGGCGGCGGCACGATGCCGCCCGTGCCCAGTACCGGCTCGCCGATGAAGGCGGCGATGGTGTCGGCGCCCTCGGCCGCGATCAGATCCTCCAGCTTGGCCACGCAATGGGCCACGAAATCCGATTCGGACATGTTCAGGTCCGGGCGGCGATAGTAATAGGGTGCCTCGGTATGGATCACCTGGCTCAGCGGCAGATCGAATTTCTTGTGGAACAGTTCCAGCCCGGTCAGGCTGCCGGTCATCAGCCCGCTGCCGTGATAGCCGCGCCAGCGGCTGATGATCTTCTTCTTCTCGGGGCGGCCCAGGATGTTGTTGTAATACCAGACCAGCTTGACGTTGGTCTCGTTCGCATCCGACCCGCCAAGCCCGAAATAGACCCGCGCCATGTGATCGGGCGCGCGGTCCATGACCATCTTGGCCAGGGTGATGTTGGCCTCGGACCCGTGGCCGGCATAGGCGTGGTAATAGGCCAGCTCATGCGCCTGTTCGGCGATCGCGTCCGCGATCTCCTTGCGACCATAGCCCACGTTCACGCAGTAAAGTCCGGCAAACCCGTCCAGCAGGCGGTTGCCGTCGCGGTCGGTGATGAAGACCCCGTCGCCGCCGGTCACGATACGTTGCGCACCCTCGCCGCGTGCGAACTGGCCCAGATTCGTCGAGGGATGGAAAAAGCTTTCGCGGTCCCATTTCGCAAGTTCGTCATTTGTCAGCATATCTTTTCCTTTCGTCCCGGTCTCA is part of the Paracoccus stylophorae genome and encodes:
- a CDS encoding N-acetylmuramoyl-L-alanine amidase, which encodes MIDAASARERLCDPAAQVSAHWLVDEDGRPEALVPEDRRAWHAGAGSWQGREDVNSRSIGIEIVNPGDRPFTAAQMDGLARLLGDAMARWRIGPAGVIGHSDMAPGRKNDPGPRFDWQRLARQGLALWPVQDGPDRPLAESLDRIGYPPADPAIRLAAFRLRFRPWARGPEQRADRCRAAAVVRIAADAR
- a CDS encoding AEC family transporter, with the protein product MQPALSILPVIALVAFGHLARRARLIAPQNWPGIEQLAFKVLFPAILLTSIYRSELTIGALGRYLLALTVAFAITGAVALALRVPLRLGNPRTSSLFQAALRFNSLLILAVAAQGLGPRALSDLAVAFAFLIPAFNISAIVALTLFPAEDDDRLPPTRRQTARRIGTEIIRNPLVLSCVAGLALNLGGIRLEPWILAPLDWLGQGALAVGLLSVGAGIQIRRLWQSDPAMWAGVALRLLFCPCLFLGAALWLDLPGGQLSSGLLATAAPGASVGYILARQMGGDAEFYADMFTWQTVLSALSLPLWLVLAGHLAG
- a CDS encoding nucleotidyltransferase family protein, with protein sequence MIRAGLLLAAGASRRFGADDKLLATLRGRPLIAHAADALRATPLDRRLAVIANPALTPHLDGFQVLHLQSAAQSDSLRAGLMALGRPDRVLIVLGDMPGVGADHLRRVLAAATDDRPSASRDHGPPMPPACFPAGWLDRLTSLTGDRGAGSLIRDLPDDALIDASGRLGDIDSADDLATWQGADP
- a CDS encoding aspartate aminotransferase family protein translates to MLTNDELAKWDRESFFHPSTNLGQFARGEGAQRIVTGGDGVFITDRDGNRLLDGFAGLYCVNVGYGRKEIADAIAEQAHELAYYHAYAGHGSEANITLAKMVMDRAPDHMARVYFGLGGSDANETNVKLVWYYNNILGRPEKKKIISRWRGYHGSGLMTGSLTGLELFHKKFDLPLSQVIHTEAPYYYRRPDLNMSESDFVAHCVAKLEDLIAAEGADTIAAFIGEPVLGTGGIVPPPAGYWLAIQKVLDKHDILLIADEVVTGFGRLGSMFGSDHYDMKPDLITSAKGLTSAYAPLSASIVGQRMWDVLVKGSDEYGVLGHGWTYSAHPIGAAAGIANLKLIDDLGLVKNAGETGAYFWQSMRDEVGGHPNVGEVRGEGMLCAVELVADKDKRQFFDASEGKGAKVVAAMLKRGVIARAMPQGDILGFAPPLCLTRSEADQIVSVTKDAIAEVLG
- the gatC gene encoding Asp-tRNA(Asn)/Glu-tRNA(Gln) amidotransferase subunit GatC; its protein translation is MSITEDEARKVAHLARIAVEDEALPALARELSGILHFMEQLKEVDVDGVEPMTGVMPMRLKRREDVVTTGGMADNILSNAPDAREGFFAVPKVVE
- the gatA gene encoding Asp-tRNA(Asn)/Glu-tRNA(Gln) amidotransferase subunit GatA, yielding MSGPNRLTIAQARDALAKGDLSAVELTDACLDEIAGAGALNAFVHDTPDMARQMARAADARIRSGDATAMTGIPVGIKDVFCVRGVPSQAASRILEGFTPEYESTVTQNLWDAGAVMLGKLNMDEFAMGSTNEASCYGRAVNPWKGADGRELTPGGSSGGSAAAVAADLCLGATGTDTGGSIRQPAAFTGTVGLRPTYGRVSRWGVIAYASSLDQAGPMTRTVRDAAIMLGAMASVDPQDSTSADVPVPDYESLLTGDIRGKRIGIPREYRIEGMPDDIAALWDKGAEMLRDAGAEIVDISLPHTKYALPAYYVIAPAEASSNLARYDGVRYGRRARLEQGDGIVEMYEKTRAQGFGPEVQRRIMIGTYVLSAGFYDAYYNRARKVRALIRRDFDTAHADGIDAILTPTTPSAAFPLGTMDQSDPVAMYLQDVFTVTLNLAGLPGISVPVGQDSQGLPLGLQLIGRPFQEGDLLNQALALEQAAGFVVKPDRWW
- the rpmG gene encoding 50S ribosomal protein L33, with product MAKPTTIKIRLNSTAGTGHFYVTKKNARTMTEKMTVRKYDPVVRQHVEYKEGKIK
- a CDS encoding XdhC family protein encodes the protein MSGMIADPFAALAARPGGALALLLRAEGGFPRRPGAAMALWPDGFRIGRLGAGCIDADIAAHLDRIAPVTRLTYGAGGPVDLPLPCGGTVEIALIRHPDPDWLTAIATDRRQRNAGRWTIELATGRANRADAAGTGLQGASFALTLPPPCALHIHGEGDEADALAGIARGLGLSCHAGAGGPAVDAQTAVVTLFHDHDRELPPLRAALASSAFYIGALGSRRAQQARIAALREMGATDRDLARLRGPIGVVAPVREPRLLAASVMTEILAEYDKAFG